From a region of the Methanolinea sp. genome:
- a CDS encoding ornithine cyclodeaminase family protein (catalyzes the interconversion of alanine and pyruvate), with protein sequence MLYYPNPAEGLDILAVNSAIEEAFAEHGRGKVQMPPKVYIAFDHGDFRTMPAYIPSLNIGGVKIVNVHPGNPAAGLPTVMALTVILSPQTGLPEAILNATALTDLRTGAAGAIAAKYLSARKSVVLGMVGSGRQAQAQLGALSLELSITEIRVWSRAEKNARIFCERHAGYECRSMSLEQVADCDLLVTTTPSRKPLVRGDWIRDGTHINAIGADAPGKQELDPAVLSRATVFVDDLAQAVHSGEVNVPISRGLYSADRIAGTLGEVVLGRKGRTNEREITIFDSTGLAIQDLAIAVIAMQHGNSIQLMFP encoded by the coding sequence ATGCTGTACTACCCGAACCCGGCCGAAGGACTGGATATCCTGGCGGTCAACAGTGCCATAGAAGAGGCGTTTGCCGAGCATGGGCGGGGGAAGGTCCAGATGCCGCCGAAAGTCTATATAGCCTTTGATCACGGCGATTTCAGGACTATGCCCGCCTACATCCCCTCTCTGAACATCGGGGGAGTCAAGATCGTGAACGTCCACCCCGGGAACCCTGCCGCAGGGCTTCCCACGGTCATGGCACTTACCGTGATCCTCAGTCCCCAGACAGGGCTTCCCGAGGCGATCCTGAACGCCACTGCCCTGACCGATCTCCGGACAGGAGCAGCAGGAGCCATCGCCGCAAAGTATCTCAGTGCCCGGAAAAGCGTTGTCCTTGGCATGGTGGGGAGCGGGCGCCAGGCCCAGGCCCAGCTGGGCGCTCTTTCCCTGGAACTCTCCATCACGGAGATACGGGTCTGGAGCCGCGCCGAAAAGAATGCCCGGATCTTCTGCGAGCGGCATGCAGGTTACGAATGCAGGAGCATGTCCCTTGAGCAGGTCGCCGATTGCGATCTCCTCGTCACCACCACCCCATCGCGGAAACCACTGGTCAGGGGCGACTGGATCCGTGACGGCACCCACATCAATGCCATCGGGGCCGATGCTCCGGGCAAGCAGGAGCTCGACCCTGCCGTCCTTTCCAGGGCAACGGTCTTTGTCGATGACCTTGCCCAGGCGGTCCATTCGGGCGAGGTCAATGTCCCCATCAGCAGGGGTTTATACTCTGCGGACCGGATCGCGGGAACCCTGGGAGAGGTGGTGCTGGGGAGGAAGGGGAGAACAAACGAACGGGAGATTACCATTTTTGACTCCACCGGGCTTGCCATCCAGGACCTGGCCATCGCGGTCATCGCCATGCAGCACGGGAACTCCATCCAACTCATGTTCCCCTGA
- a CDS encoding RND family transporter: MAFKNPFDLLAGAVTGRPRVVIAAVAVLMAFALVGTTMITMQTGSETYIDKDTERGMLLDKYSRTFQSDSIMLIIESDDILNPDVLAYTDRLHRDLEDERYVAGVSGIVDLVKQMRDGTIPGSKAEVAMALEGVPASTVERYVPSNLMTISVIALEPGLSQESQAAAVRNFESIIAVSNPPPGIEVTVTGNAAFQQQMMGEIGSSMGRLILIAMVLMVVAVGLLFSHMTYRFLSVGIVASGLVLTFGVMSLAGMQISMVAIAAFPVLIGIGIDYAIQFHSRFDEEARSVSTQEAARTTITRAGPAVLYAMIATSMGFLAMMVSPIPMLRDFGVLCIIGVVSCYSMALVTVPTLGILLNYKPKNLSGTGGNGKTHHIEKYNSFLGVVSTRVAKSAVPILILCGLLAFMGIQLDQEIIINTNEDSFVPQDMPAVIDLKKVSRTMGSTSSLPIFVRGDNVLDARTISWMYRFQQYETGRNDKITGSASIADIVMQYNGGKLPAGNHELKTVMDRIPEDQQRRYLNGNSEAIIEFSTIDMENEVAMSMIAGVRQDIDWNPPPPGITATVTGMGEMFTNLIEEISRSKTTMTLLAFALIFGVLFLVFRKVGRAIIPVIPIMMIVGWNGLIMWLLGIDYTPMTAVLGSMSIGVASEYTILIMERVYEERERGLALVPAITQGVGRIGTAITVSGLTTVFGFGALIASSFNIISNFGLVTVITVGFSLIGAIVVMPAILVLIGRLEDPAQSPQ; the protein is encoded by the coding sequence ATGGCCTTTAAAAACCCGTTTGATCTCCTTGCCGGAGCGGTCACCGGCCGGCCCCGTGTAGTGATTGCGGCAGTTGCGGTACTGATGGCCTTCGCCCTTGTCGGTACCACGATGATCACCATGCAGACCGGCTCGGAAACCTACATCGACAAGGACACCGAACGGGGGATGCTTCTTGACAAATACTCCCGCACGTTCCAGTCCGACAGCATCATGCTCATCATCGAGAGCGATGACATCCTCAACCCCGATGTCCTGGCCTATACCGACCGGCTGCACCGGGACCTCGAGGATGAACGGTACGTGGCCGGCGTATCAGGGATCGTCGACCTTGTGAAACAGATGAGGGACGGAACGATACCGGGATCGAAGGCCGAGGTCGCGATGGCGCTCGAAGGGGTCCCGGCCAGTACCGTGGAACGCTACGTCCCGTCAAACCTGATGACCATCTCCGTCATCGCCCTTGAGCCAGGGCTCTCGCAGGAATCACAGGCAGCCGCTGTCAGGAACTTTGAATCCATAATCGCCGTATCGAATCCGCCTCCCGGCATCGAAGTCACGGTCACCGGGAACGCTGCCTTCCAGCAGCAGATGATGGGGGAGATTGGGTCATCCATGGGCCGGTTGATCCTCATCGCCATGGTGCTGATGGTGGTAGCGGTCGGGTTGCTCTTCTCCCACATGACTTACCGGTTTTTGTCGGTCGGCATCGTTGCATCAGGGCTGGTACTTACCTTCGGCGTCATGAGCCTTGCCGGTATGCAGATCAGCATGGTCGCCATCGCTGCTTTTCCGGTCCTGATCGGGATCGGGATCGATTATGCCATCCAGTTCCATTCCCGGTTCGATGAAGAAGCACGGTCCGTGTCGACGCAGGAAGCGGCAAGGACCACCATCACCAGGGCCGGCCCCGCCGTGCTCTACGCGATGATCGCTACCTCCATGGGATTCCTGGCCATGATGGTCTCCCCGATCCCGATGCTCCGTGATTTCGGAGTGCTCTGCATCATCGGGGTGGTTTCATGCTACTCCATGGCCCTGGTAACAGTGCCCACGCTTGGAATCCTCCTTAACTATAAACCGAAAAACCTGTCCGGGACAGGGGGCAACGGGAAAACCCACCATATCGAGAAGTACAATTCTTTCCTCGGTGTAGTTTCCACGCGGGTGGCAAAGAGCGCGGTCCCGATCCTGATCCTGTGTGGCCTCCTGGCATTCATGGGTATCCAGCTCGACCAGGAGATCATCATCAACACCAACGAGGACTCTTTTGTCCCCCAGGATATGCCGGCGGTCATCGACCTGAAAAAGGTGAGCAGGACCATGGGTTCTACCTCCTCGCTCCCGATCTTCGTCCGCGGCGACAACGTCCTTGATGCCCGGACCATCTCCTGGATGTACCGGTTCCAGCAGTACGAAACCGGGAGAAACGACAAGATCACCGGCTCTGCCAGCATCGCGGATATCGTTATGCAATATAACGGAGGGAAACTTCCGGCCGGCAATCATGAGTTAAAGACCGTGATGGACCGGATTCCAGAAGACCAGCAGAGACGCTACCTCAATGGGAACAGCGAGGCCATCATCGAGTTCTCAACCATTGACATGGAGAACGAGGTGGCCATGTCTATGATCGCCGGCGTGCGCCAGGATATCGACTGGAACCCCCCTCCACCGGGTATAACGGCGACCGTTACCGGGATGGGGGAGATGTTCACCAACCTGATCGAGGAGATTTCGCGGAGCAAGACCACGATGACCCTGCTTGCCTTTGCCCTGATCTTTGGTGTCCTCTTCCTCGTCTTCCGCAAGGTTGGCCGGGCGATAATACCCGTCATCCCCATCATGATGATCGTAGGCTGGAACGGCCTGATCATGTGGCTGCTCGGGATAGACTATACCCCGATGACCGCAGTGCTCGGTTCGATGTCGATCGGCGTGGCATCGGAATACACCATCCTGATCATGGAACGGGTCTACGAGGAGCGTGAGCGGGGCCTCGCCCTGGTACCGGCCATCACCCAGGGGGTCGGCCGGATCGGTACGGCCATCACCGTCTCGGGATTGACAACGGTGTTTGGTTTTGGAGCGCTGATCGCCTCGAGCTTCAACATAATCAGCAACTTCGGGCTCGTGACGGTGATTACGGTGGGGTTCTCGCTTATCGGAGCCATCGTGGTCATGCCTGCCATCCTCGTCCTCATCGGGCGGCTGGAAGACCCGGCGCAGTCACCGCAGTGA
- a CDS encoding AAA family ATPase, with protein sequence MILTRLCLLHDRFPEWHRYPFNLEIFRKTDCIGFSRPVTFFIGENGTGKSTLLSAIARKSGIHIWEEHQRVRYHHNPHEDDLYRYLAFEGDGGESRGSFFASEIFRHFAEALDEWAVADPESLKYFGDASLLERSHGQSHMTFFENRFRIPGLYLLDEPENALSPRMQLELLRLFRRTTATGSVQFIIATHSPILLAYPDAEIYSFDSAPLRKVVYEETEYFRIYRDFLNNRDRFLDEL encoded by the coding sequence GTGATACTGACCCGGCTCTGCCTGCTCCATGACAGGTTCCCGGAGTGGCACCGCTATCCTTTCAATCTTGAGATATTCAGGAAGACGGACTGCATCGGGTTTTCCCGGCCGGTTACTTTCTTTATCGGGGAGAATGGAACCGGGAAGTCCACCCTGCTGTCGGCCATTGCCCGGAAGAGCGGCATCCACATCTGGGAGGAACACCAGAGGGTGCGGTACCACCACAATCCCCACGAGGACGATCTCTACCGTTACCTTGCGTTCGAAGGGGATGGCGGGGAGTCCCGGGGATCGTTTTTTGCATCCGAGATCTTCCGCCACTTCGCCGAAGCCCTGGACGAATGGGCGGTCGCCGACCCGGAATCGCTGAAATATTTCGGGGACGCTTCCCTGCTTGAGCGGTCCCATGGGCAGTCCCACATGACTTTCTTCGAGAACCGGTTCAGGATACCAGGCCTGTACCTCCTCGACGAACCCGAAAATGCCCTCTCGCCCCGGATGCAGCTCGAACTCCTGCGGCTGTTCCGCAGGACCACGGCAACCGGCTCGGTCCAGTTCATTATCGCTACCCACTCCCCAATCCTCCTCGCCTACCCGGACGCAGAGATCTACAGCTTCGATTCTGCACCGCTCCGGAAGGTCGTGTACGAAGAGACGGAGTACTTCCGGATCTACCGGGACTTCCTCAATAACCGCGATCGGTTCCTCGATGAACTCTAG
- a CDS encoding amidohydrolase family protein, translated as MSSRCDLVLADVTLPDGRVADVSIREGNVRHTGAPLPAEQVISCRGLVVLPGAVDMHVHFRGGIQREKEDWESGTMSALAGGVTVVVDQPNTVPPLTSPEAFRNRVAEAGRNSLCNFAINAGVAQGTDLIALWREGAMAFGEIFMAPSSYGEPLSPPALSAALSAIGRLGALATIHAEKAGPARPDDLAGHDLNRPAKGETEAVREVARAYGEHTRLHFCHLSAAGSVIAAGSSSREVTPHHLFLSVDQSIPGDTLRKVNPPIRSEKERRDLWRMWERIDVIASDHAPHTLREKNVPFRDAPSGIPGVETMLPLLLARMKEGLFSPASLIEKTSWRPSDLLGIPRAGFLPGERADFALYGDEVIAISADDLHSRAGWTPYEGFPAVFPSQVILGGAPAYREGEFIEAAPRWFPGRGYHP; from the coding sequence ATGAGCAGCAGGTGCGACCTTGTCCTCGCCGATGTGACCCTCCCTGATGGCAGGGTGGCCGATGTCTCGATCCGGGAAGGTAACGTCCGCCATACCGGAGCGCCGCTTCCGGCAGAGCAGGTCATTTCGTGCCGGGGACTGGTCGTCCTGCCCGGGGCCGTTGACATGCATGTGCACTTCCGGGGCGGCATCCAGCGCGAGAAGGAAGACTGGGAGAGCGGGACCATGAGCGCGCTTGCCGGGGGAGTGACGGTCGTCGTCGATCAGCCGAATACCGTCCCCCCGCTTACCAGCCCTGAAGCGTTCCGGAACAGGGTAGCGGAGGCCGGCCGGAACTCCCTCTGCAACTTTGCCATCAATGCCGGGGTAGCTCAGGGGACCGATCTCATTGCCCTCTGGCGTGAAGGAGCCATGGCGTTTGGCGAGATCTTCATGGCGCCATCAAGCTACGGGGAGCCCCTCTCCCCCCCCGCCCTCTCCGCAGCCCTCTCCGCGATCGGCAGGCTCGGTGCTCTTGCCACCATCCATGCCGAGAAGGCAGGCCCGGCCCGGCCGGACGATCTTGCCGGGCATGACCTGAACCGGCCGGCAAAAGGAGAAACGGAAGCCGTCAGGGAGGTTGCCAGGGCGTACGGAGAGCATACCCGCCTCCACTTCTGCCACCTGAGCGCTGCCGGGTCGGTTATCGCGGCCGGGTCATCATCCCGGGAAGTTACCCCCCACCACCTTTTCCTCTCGGTAGATCAAAGTATCCCCGGTGATACCCTGAGGAAGGTCAATCCCCCGATCAGGAGCGAGAAAGAGCGAAGAGATCTCTGGCGGATGTGGGAACGAATCGATGTAATTGCCTCTGACCATGCCCCCCATACCCTCCGGGAGAAAAATGTCCCGTTCCGCGACGCGCCTTCGGGAATCCCCGGCGTTGAGACCATGCTCCCCCTGCTCCTGGCCAGGATGAAGGAGGGTCTGTTCTCACCGGCATCGCTGATAGAGAAGACCTCCTGGCGGCCATCCGACCTCCTGGGCATCCCCCGGGCCGGGTTCCTGCCAGGGGAACGGGCCGATTTCGCTCTCTACGGAGATGAAGTAATTGCCATCTCGGCCGATGACCTCCACAGCAGGGCAGGATGGACCCCGTACGAAGGGTTTCCCGCGGTCTTCCCCTCCCAGGTCATCCTGGGAGGAGCCCCCGCATACCGGGAGGGGGAATTTATCGAAGCGGCACCGCGCTGGTTCCCGGGAAGGGGTTATCATCCCTGA
- a CDS encoding DNA primase translates to MYSSDTTKYLIHLYLEAEGVVEKPDVVGAIFGQTEGLLGEDLDLRDLQRTGRVGRIDVQISSKKGETRGDIFIASSLDRAETAILAASLETIDRVGPCVARVRVVSIEDIRVSKRRKIVDRAKELLIGSFEEGTIDSTELIDTVRESMRIEKISTIGEEKIPAGPNVLDSDAIIVVEGRADVINLLRYGIKTAVAVEGTNIPGAIIDLCEKKTATAFFDGDRGGDLILQELLQVAEIDYVAYSPRGKSVEDMSRKEIIKALRNKVPVEYVREQEAAEEKPGPELPAETAPQKRPGKTFHPKRKTGRPETLSDQIDAVRGKRIARFLGADLSVIREAKPDEIEKVAEELNGDVAGLITDGDINQRVLDLMVSKGLEYVAARDFKGIIKRPLTIRLLKIA, encoded by the coding sequence TTGTACTCATCAGATACTACCAAGTACCTCATTCACCTTTACCTCGAAGCGGAGGGGGTGGTCGAGAAACCCGACGTAGTGGGGGCCATTTTCGGCCAGACCGAAGGGTTGCTCGGCGAAGACCTTGACCTCCGTGATCTCCAGCGGACGGGCCGGGTCGGAAGGATCGACGTCCAGATCTCCAGTAAGAAAGGCGAGACCAGGGGGGATATCTTCATAGCATCCTCGCTCGACCGTGCCGAGACGGCTATCCTCGCCGCCTCCCTCGAGACCATCGACCGGGTTGGTCCCTGCGTGGCCCGGGTGAGGGTTGTCTCAATCGAGGATATCCGGGTGAGCAAGCGACGAAAGATTGTTGATCGGGCCAAGGAACTCCTGATCGGTTCATTCGAAGAAGGGACCATCGACAGCACCGAGTTGATCGACACGGTCAGGGAGAGCATGCGGATCGAGAAGATCAGCACCATCGGCGAGGAAAAAATCCCGGCAGGGCCGAACGTGCTCGATTCCGATGCTATCATCGTGGTTGAAGGGCGGGCGGACGTCATCAACCTCCTGCGGTACGGCATCAAGACGGCAGTTGCGGTGGAAGGGACCAACATCCCCGGGGCTATCATCGACCTGTGTGAGAAGAAGACCGCAACGGCCTTCTTTGACGGGGACCGGGGTGGCGACCTGATACTCCAGGAACTTCTCCAGGTAGCCGAGATCGATTATGTCGCCTACTCTCCGCGTGGCAAGAGCGTGGAGGATATGTCGCGCAAGGAGATCATCAAGGCACTGCGGAACAAGGTCCCCGTCGAGTATGTCAGGGAGCAGGAAGCAGCCGAGGAAAAGCCCGGGCCCGAACTGCCGGCAGAAACCGCGCCCCAGAAGCGCCCGGGAAAGACCTTCCATCCGAAGCGGAAAACGGGACGCCCGGAGACGCTTTCGGACCAGATCGATGCCGTCCGTGGAAAGCGTATCGCCAGGTTCCTCGGTGCCGACCTCTCCGTTATCCGGGAAGCGAAACCCGACGAGATCGAGAAGGTTGCAGAAGAGCTGAACGGCGATGTTGCGGGGCTTATTACCGATGGGGACATCAACCAGCGGGTGCTCGACCTCATGGTGAGCAAGGGGCTGGAGTATGTTGCCGCCCGGGATTTTAAGGGAATTATCAAGCGGCCTTTGACGATCAGGCTTTTAAAAATCGCCTGA
- a CDS encoding radical SAM protein, whose amino-acid sequence MRVKTTKTLCPICNAVLEGNINEEDGRIWLERTCPEHGHFRDLYWSDAGLWHKFEAFESIGRGVENPNVTTLEGCCPEHCGLCSNHKSGTLLANIDLTNRCNLDCDFCFANARACGYIYEPSFDQIVAMLRMLREQKPVPAPAVQFSGGEPTMRDDLIEIIRKAKELGFPQVQLATNGIKLAKDRGYAEELMAAGLSTVYLHFDGVSKETNPKLASDEKAVRNCEEIGLGIVLVPTIIRGRNDHEVGDIIRYAAEHIKVVRGVNYQPIAFTGAASEEDVQRERITIPELLEDIEDQTDGTIRKADFYPVPCVVPFSDLVEAYTGKPQVRFTAHQHCGAATYVFITDQGMVPINRMIDVESFFKSVESMTEKLRKGGPLTKYRSLIEGIREMHESVRKSEHGSTMEFWKLIGKTLVMQNFDALREFHWNALFIGTMHFMDRYNYDLGRVQRCCIHYATPDGRLIPFCTYNSGPVYREIVWNKYRKD is encoded by the coding sequence GTGAGAGTGAAGACAACCAAGACCCTATGCCCGATCTGCAATGCCGTTCTTGAGGGCAATATCAACGAAGAGGATGGTAGAATCTGGCTGGAACGGACCTGCCCGGAGCACGGGCATTTCCGGGATCTCTACTGGTCCGATGCCGGTTTATGGCACAAGTTTGAGGCGTTCGAATCCATCGGGAGGGGCGTTGAGAACCCCAATGTCACCACTCTGGAGGGGTGTTGCCCGGAACACTGTGGTCTGTGTTCGAACCACAAATCCGGCACCCTCCTGGCAAACATCGACCTTACCAACCGGTGCAACCTGGACTGTGATTTCTGTTTTGCCAATGCACGGGCCTGCGGGTACATCTATGAACCCTCCTTTGACCAGATCGTCGCCATGCTCCGGATGCTCCGGGAGCAAAAGCCGGTCCCTGCCCCGGCAGTCCAGTTCTCCGGTGGCGAACCGACGATGCGGGATGACCTGATTGAAATTATCCGGAAAGCAAAGGAGCTTGGGTTTCCCCAGGTGCAGCTGGCAACAAACGGCATCAAGCTTGCAAAGGACAGAGGATATGCCGAGGAACTCATGGCAGCCGGTCTTTCCACGGTGTATCTCCATTTTGACGGGGTCTCGAAGGAGACCAACCCCAAGCTCGCCTCCGATGAAAAAGCAGTCAGGAACTGCGAAGAGATCGGCCTCGGGATAGTCCTCGTCCCCACGATTATCAGGGGAAGAAACGACCATGAAGTGGGGGATATAATCCGCTATGCTGCCGAGCACATCAAGGTGGTCCGCGGGGTGAACTACCAGCCAATCGCATTCACCGGGGCCGCAAGCGAGGAAGACGTGCAGCGGGAGCGGATTACCATCCCCGAGCTGCTCGAGGATATCGAAGACCAGACCGATGGTACCATCCGCAAGGCGGATTTCTATCCGGTACCCTGTGTTGTGCCGTTCTCCGACCTGGTCGAGGCGTATACCGGCAAGCCTCAGGTCAGGTTTACCGCACACCAGCACTGCGGTGCAGCCACCTACGTCTTTATCACCGACCAGGGCATGGTTCCCATCAACCGGATGATCGATGTGGAGAGCTTCTTCAAGTCCGTCGAAAGCATGACCGAGAAGCTGAGGAAAGGAGGACCGCTGACCAAGTACCGATCGCTCATCGAAGGTATCCGCGAGATGCATGAATCGGTCAGGAAGAGCGAACATGGTTCCACGATGGAATTCTGGAAGCTGATCGGCAAGACCCTGGTGATGCAGAACTTCGATGCCCTCCGCGAATTCCACTGGAACGCCCTCTTCATCGGCACCATGCACTTCATGGACCGTTACAACTACGACCTCGGCCGTGTCCAGCGCTGCTGTATCCACTATGCAACACCCGATGGCCGGCTTATCCCCTTCTGCACCTACAACAGCGGCCCGGTATACCGTGAGATCGTCTGGAATAAGTACAGGAAGGATTGA
- a CDS encoding orotate phosphoribosyltransferase: protein MVNRIAELLREHGAVVFGDFTLASGVKSSYYLDVKKAITHPAVLMAIGEEMARQADFDVVAGVAVGGVPIAVATAIASRKPYAIVRSTEKSHGTGGRIIGSISGKQVLLVEDVTTSGGSVIRGIEALRAGGARVDTVITVVDREAGAAAALGRLGIRLIALATAGDVVQLPD from the coding sequence ATGGTGAACAGGATCGCTGAACTGTTGCGGGAGCATGGGGCGGTGGTGTTCGGGGACTTCACCCTTGCCTCGGGAGTAAAGAGCTCCTACTACCTTGATGTGAAGAAGGCAATCACCCACCCTGCGGTTCTTATGGCAATCGGCGAGGAGATGGCACGCCAGGCGGACTTTGACGTTGTTGCGGGAGTGGCCGTCGGAGGTGTTCCCATTGCCGTCGCCACCGCGATCGCCAGCAGAAAGCCGTATGCCATCGTCAGGAGCACCGAGAAGTCCCACGGAACGGGTGGGCGAATTATCGGGAGCATCTCCGGAAAACAGGTGCTGCTTGTTGAAGATGTCACAACTTCCGGCGGCTCGGTTATCAGGGGTATCGAGGCACTCCGGGCCGGGGGAGCACGGGTCGATACGGTTATCACGGTGGTCGACCGCGAGGCCGGGGCAGCAGCAGCGCTCGGCCGCCTTGGGATACGCCTGATCGCACTCGCAACTGCCGGTGATGTTGTGCAGTTACCGGATTGA
- a CDS encoding ATP-grasp domain-containing protein has protein sequence MIHIVPKPTDTPDDNSTAMVAKEIRTLGGSFRYLDLDGIDPFATELSGELIWACGLKQDEHQFEVLHALSISNTVVNSPLSIFTCASKVMTSALLVRHGIATPRTLFTASREVAERFLEEQGKVVIKPVYGFDGHGIFLIDSADRLGNPPYYLQEYVPNDRDFRVFVIDGKAVGAIARTSDTLAHNIHQGGTGMPVGISPEMQEIAGAAARAVGVDYGGVDLLRYGQGFCVLEVNGTPNWHCMATPIPRLLAEYLLEKERLLRK, from the coding sequence ATGATCCACATTGTCCCCAAGCCTACCGACACCCCCGATGACAACTCGACGGCGATGGTGGCCAAGGAGATCCGAACCCTCGGCGGCTCCTTCAGGTACCTCGACCTCGACGGGATTGATCCGTTCGCAACCGAACTCTCCGGAGAGCTCATCTGGGCCTGCGGCCTGAAGCAGGACGAACACCAGTTCGAGGTACTCCACGCCCTCTCCATCAGCAACACGGTGGTAAACAGCCCTCTCTCCATCTTCACATGCGCAAGCAAGGTGATGACCAGCGCCCTTCTGGTACGGCACGGTATCGCCACGCCCCGGACCCTGTTCACTGCATCCCGGGAGGTGGCGGAACGGTTTCTCGAAGAACAGGGTAAGGTGGTGATCAAGCCGGTGTATGGGTTTGACGGCCACGGCATATTCCTGATTGACTCTGCCGACCGGCTGGGGAATCCCCCGTACTATCTCCAGGAATACGTGCCCAACGACCGCGACTTCCGGGTGTTCGTAATCGACGGAAAAGCGGTCGGAGCGATTGCCCGAACTTCTGATACGCTCGCCCACAATATCCACCAGGGAGGGACTGGAATGCCGGTCGGGATAAGCCCTGAGATGCAGGAGATCGCGGGTGCTGCCGCCCGGGCGGTGGGCGTTGACTATGGCGGTGTTGACCTGCTCCGTTACGGTCAGGGCTTCTGCGTGCTCGAGGTCAACGGGACCCCGAACTGGCATTGCATGGCGACCCCGATACCCCGCCTGCTCGCGGAATACCTCCTCGAAAAAGAGCGATTGCTCAGGAAATAG
- a CDS encoding CDP-2,3-bis-(O-geranylgeranyl)-sn-glycerol synthase: MSPDLILFSLASALWIMLPAYLPNSAAAVLGGGAPIDGGHVLWDGKRIFGDGKTWRGLFLGILAGIVVGLVQIGARDHAGLLALPGLTFPVVVILAAGALLGDLAKSFFKRRLGKDRGAEWLIADQYDFVIGAFLLLMLLEHEWVMATVTPLMVIWIIIVTPLLHRVVNIIGYLAGVKDVPW; encoded by the coding sequence ATGAGCCCCGATCTCATTTTATTCTCACTGGCGTCTGCGCTCTGGATCATGCTGCCGGCATACCTGCCGAATTCAGCGGCAGCCGTCCTCGGGGGCGGGGCGCCAATTGACGGGGGTCATGTGCTCTGGGATGGAAAACGGATATTCGGCGACGGAAAAACATGGCGGGGGCTTTTCCTGGGGATCCTGGCCGGGATAGTCGTCGGGCTGGTCCAGATAGGGGCCCGGGATCATGCCGGACTCCTGGCCCTCCCCGGGCTCACGTTCCCGGTGGTGGTGATCCTTGCTGCCGGAGCCCTCCTCGGGGATCTCGCCAAGAGTTTTTTCAAACGGAGGCTTGGCAAGGATCGCGGTGCAGAATGGTTGATTGCAGACCAGTATGACTTTGTAATCGGTGCCTTTCTCCTGCTCATGCTCCTGGAGCACGAATGGGTGATGGCGACCGTCACCCCCCTCATGGTGATCTGGATCATCATCGTGACCCCCCTGCTGCACCGGGTGGTGAATATTATCGGGTATCTTGCCGGAGTAAAAGATGTACCATGGTGA
- a CDS encoding YggU family protein — protein sequence MTDISAAVSSTGDGAVITVEVTAGARRALFPSGYNEWRKALGCSVKAPAREGRANREVIAIIAETLGVPGMNVHILSGETSSIKKIMVAGADPRSVMGRLTAALDGA from the coding sequence ATGACCGATATTTCAGCAGCCGTCTCTTCAACCGGGGACGGAGCGGTTATCACCGTCGAAGTTACTGCAGGTGCGAGGCGGGCCCTCTTCCCATCCGGCTATAACGAGTGGAGAAAAGCGCTCGGGTGTTCGGTGAAGGCCCCGGCCCGGGAAGGAAGGGCGAACCGGGAAGTCATTGCCATAATAGCCGAAACGCTCGGCGTGCCTGGCATGAATGTACACATCCTCTCCGGGGAGACCTCCTCGATCAAGAAGATCATGGTCGCAGGAGCCGATCCCAGGTCCGTGATGGGCAGGTTGACCGCGGCGCTCGACGGTGCATGA
- a CDS encoding UPF0058 family protein, with amino-acid sequence MHKEELISLHQMLYEIKDFFEGNNPELKFSDYHSLKINPSQLHKSKMEHKYAIFVLGNEIANAMKDVEFSASGRISARMRELAAKTLREMEYIQ; translated from the coding sequence ATGCACAAAGAGGAACTGATATCGCTGCACCAGATGCTGTATGAGATCAAGGACTTTTTTGAAGGAAACAACCCCGAATTGAAATTTTCTGATTATCACTCCTTAAAAATCAACCCCTCGCAACTCCACAAGAGCAAGATGGAGCACAAGTATGCCATCTTCGTACTGGGAAACGAGATCGCCAATGCCATGAAGGACGTTGAGTTCTCCGCTTCCGGGAGGATCTCGGCGCGCATGCGGGAACTGGCGGCAAAGACCCTGAGAGAGATGGAATACATCCAGTAA